The Sesamum indicum cultivar Zhongzhi No. 13 linkage group LG6, S_indicum_v1.0, whole genome shotgun sequence genome has a segment encoding these proteins:
- the LOC105163576 gene encoding uncharacterized protein LOC105163576 isoform X1 → MFSVSACISTCMIRCMCLRISMLLLKTTYVLGVFSFSTLSISLWGLEANLCVHTMADVLILKAAASGDLKQLQQVAARLDSEEFRGKCEVCKDCEGRTALHYAARKGNIQICKFLIEKVKVDIDIKTERGDSSLLLATARERINTAKYLIIRGADIRNSDSKGMTSLHYAAERGNKELMQLLLFKGADIEAKSVYGTPLQCAASSGSLESVRFLLGHGAKPNSVSQLSFSPLMWALSCHSSECLELLLKAGADPNLSSFGMSPLSYAATEGEAGLLRSLLGAGANPNSITTAHLRPIEYAVSKGNYAIVKILFPLTQRIPEYPDWSIHGIAKYFHSEPAKIKREETRNAYSKLVKQKGNDATNRKEYWDAIKWYSEAIYLDSSDARLLSNRSLCWAKLNEAAFALFDAEACVRLRPDWPKAHYREGVAWRLLKNYLMASTAFSKGFRLDPRNKEIEDAFRDACMSSLDELAAKRPLDAERIRRTVNI, encoded by the exons ATGTTTAGTGTTTCAGCATGTATTTCTACATGCATGATTAGATGTATGTGTTTGAGGATTTCAATGTTGTTGCTGAAAACAACATATGTGCTTggagtattttctttttcaacatTGAGCATCTCTTTGTGGGGGTTGGAAGCTAATCTTTGTGTTCATACCATGGCAGATGTTCTGATTCTTAAGGCTGCTGCTAGCGGAGACCTTAAACAACTTCAGC AGGTAGCAGCGAGACTTGATAGCGAGGAGTTCCGAGGAAAATGCGAGGTGTGCAAAGATTGTGAAGGGCGGACAGCTTTGCATTATGCGGCTCGAAAGGGAAATATTCAGATATGCAAGTTCTTGATTGAGAAAGTTAAAGTCGATATTGATATCAAAACTGAAAGAG GGGACAGTTCTCTTTTACTTGCTACAGCAAGGGAGCGTATCAATACTGCAAAGTATCTCATCATACGGGGTGCTGATATTAGAAACAGTGATTCGAAGGGAATGACTTCCTTGCATTATGCTGCTGAAAGAG GTAACAAGGAGCTTATGCAATTATTGCTATTCAAAGGTGCTGATATAGAGGCAAAGTCTGTTTATGGAACACCGCTACAATGCGCGGCATCATCAGGAAGTCTTGAATCTGTTAGATTTCTGTTGGGTCATGGTGCCAAG CCAAATTCAGTTTCTCAACTTTCTTTCTCCCCCCTTATGTGGGCACTTTCATGCCACTCATCTGAATGCTTGGAGCTGTTGCTGAAG GCTGGAGCTGATCCAAACCTTAGTTCATTTGGGATGAGTCCTCTGTCTTATGCAGCCACAGAAGGTGAAGCAGGACTTCTTAGGTCTTTGCTTGGAGCTGGGGCAAATCCAAACTCAATTACCACA GCTCATCTGAGACCTATAGAGTATGCCGTTTCGAAGGGGAACTATGCAATAGTTAAGATTTTGTTTCCACTGACTCAGCGCATTCCAGAATATCCGGACTGGAGCATTCATGGAATTGCAAAGTACTTCCACTCTGAACCAGCTAAGATAAAG AGAGAGGAGACGAGGAATGCTTACTCTAAATTGGTGAAACAGAAAGGCAACGATGCGACGAACAGAAAGGAATACTGGGATGCGATCAAATGGTACAGTGAG GCAATTTATCTTGATTCATCAGATGCAAGACTGCTATCCAATCGGAGCTTGTGTTGGGCAAAATTGAATGAAGCTGCTTTTGCTTTATTTGATGCTGAGGCCTGTGTTAGATTGAGACCTGATTGGCCCAAGGCTCACTACAGAGAAGGTGTGGCATGGAGACTACTTAAA AACTATCTCATGGCGTCCACGGCATTTTCAAAGGGCTTCAGATTGGATCCAAGAAACAAGGAAATTGAAGATGCATTTAG AGATGCCTGCATGTCCTCGTTGGATGAGCTGGCTGCAAAGCGCCCTTTGGACGCCGAGAGGATTCGTCGAACCGTCAATATATAG
- the LOC105163576 gene encoding uncharacterized protein LOC105163576 isoform X2 — translation MYSPSDDDVLILKAAASGDLKQLQQVAARLDSEEFRGKCEVCKDCEGRTALHYAARKGNIQICKFLIEKVKVDIDIKTERGDSSLLLATARERINTAKYLIIRGADIRNSDSKGMTSLHYAAERGNKELMQLLLFKGADIEAKSVYGTPLQCAASSGSLESVRFLLGHGAKPNSVSQLSFSPLMWALSCHSSECLELLLKAGADPNLSSFGMSPLSYAATEGEAGLLRSLLGAGANPNSITTAHLRPIEYAVSKGNYAIVKILFPLTQRIPEYPDWSIHGIAKYFHSEPAKIKREETRNAYSKLVKQKGNDATNRKEYWDAIKWYSEAIYLDSSDARLLSNRSLCWAKLNEAAFALFDAEACVRLRPDWPKAHYREGVAWRLLKNYLMASTAFSKGFRLDPRNKEIEDAFRDACMSSLDELAAKRPLDAERIRRTVNI, via the exons ATGTATTCTCCTTCTGATGATG ATGTTCTGATTCTTAAGGCTGCTGCTAGCGGAGACCTTAAACAACTTCAGC AGGTAGCAGCGAGACTTGATAGCGAGGAGTTCCGAGGAAAATGCGAGGTGTGCAAAGATTGTGAAGGGCGGACAGCTTTGCATTATGCGGCTCGAAAGGGAAATATTCAGATATGCAAGTTCTTGATTGAGAAAGTTAAAGTCGATATTGATATCAAAACTGAAAGAG GGGACAGTTCTCTTTTACTTGCTACAGCAAGGGAGCGTATCAATACTGCAAAGTATCTCATCATACGGGGTGCTGATATTAGAAACAGTGATTCGAAGGGAATGACTTCCTTGCATTATGCTGCTGAAAGAG GTAACAAGGAGCTTATGCAATTATTGCTATTCAAAGGTGCTGATATAGAGGCAAAGTCTGTTTATGGAACACCGCTACAATGCGCGGCATCATCAGGAAGTCTTGAATCTGTTAGATTTCTGTTGGGTCATGGTGCCAAG CCAAATTCAGTTTCTCAACTTTCTTTCTCCCCCCTTATGTGGGCACTTTCATGCCACTCATCTGAATGCTTGGAGCTGTTGCTGAAG GCTGGAGCTGATCCAAACCTTAGTTCATTTGGGATGAGTCCTCTGTCTTATGCAGCCACAGAAGGTGAAGCAGGACTTCTTAGGTCTTTGCTTGGAGCTGGGGCAAATCCAAACTCAATTACCACA GCTCATCTGAGACCTATAGAGTATGCCGTTTCGAAGGGGAACTATGCAATAGTTAAGATTTTGTTTCCACTGACTCAGCGCATTCCAGAATATCCGGACTGGAGCATTCATGGAATTGCAAAGTACTTCCACTCTGAACCAGCTAAGATAAAG AGAGAGGAGACGAGGAATGCTTACTCTAAATTGGTGAAACAGAAAGGCAACGATGCGACGAACAGAAAGGAATACTGGGATGCGATCAAATGGTACAGTGAG GCAATTTATCTTGATTCATCAGATGCAAGACTGCTATCCAATCGGAGCTTGTGTTGGGCAAAATTGAATGAAGCTGCTTTTGCTTTATTTGATGCTGAGGCCTGTGTTAGATTGAGACCTGATTGGCCCAAGGCTCACTACAGAGAAGGTGTGGCATGGAGACTACTTAAA AACTATCTCATGGCGTCCACGGCATTTTCAAAGGGCTTCAGATTGGATCCAAGAAACAAGGAAATTGAAGATGCATTTAG AGATGCCTGCATGTCCTCGTTGGATGAGCTGGCTGCAAAGCGCCCTTTGGACGCCGAGAGGATTCGTCGAACCGTCAATATATAG